The following nucleotide sequence is from Mytilus edulis chromosome 13, xbMytEdul2.2, whole genome shotgun sequence.
GGTAATGCCGATACACTAAGACAACATGTCTGCCTCATTTGATTTCTTACATAATTGTTTACAAtgtattaaaacaataaatgcatATATAAGCAGCTGGATCAATgctcttttttattattaaaattgagaaaggaaatggggatggtgtcaaagcgacaacaacccgaccatagagcagacaacagccaaagacCACCATAGGTCTTCAAGGTAGCGaaaaaactcccgcacccgtaggcgtccttcagctggccccttaaaaatatgtattctagtacagtgataatggacgtcatactccaaatcatacacaagaaactaaaattaaaaatcatacaagactaacaaaggccagaggctcctgactttggacaggtgaaaattgcggcggggttaaacaagtttaTGAGATCTCatccctccccctatacctctagccaatgtacaaatgtaaacGCATACCAAAACGCGCATCAAAATTCAGTTCAGATCACAATTAAATCATCATAAATaacagaattaaattttgtattaacgccaAATGCGCGTTTATCTACCAAAGACTCATAAATGTTAGATTATATGATGCGAACAACAACTTAAAACAGTGTATTATTCAATTCAAGATGAAACATGTGTTATTCACCTGCAAAAtggatattaaaaaagaagatagaaaactttttgttttaatttttaccaaaatacgtcttttaaagaaaacaatttcatGATTACAAGGAGGCAGATGCACTATATGTGATTACACAGTACATTGTCGAATAGAAACTTAATGATTATGAGTTTTCGGAACGACTTTACACACACATGATGGTCTTTCACGGACGGAATATTTCAGAGTAGCAAATCATCTTTGaaaaatgatacaataaatctttaTATTGTTATTAATAATTGTGAACGTTTCAAACAAATGCATGACATTATAGATATACACATATGTCTTTTATAAACCAATAATACAATCTAGTATATTCATAGATTTTGTAGTGATTTTAAATTCCAATACAATAACcatacgaaaagatgaaataatgTTTCTGTTCATTTGAGACAATCACCATATTTGACTGGTTGGAATTGAACATAGTGCATAGTTGTCACTCTTGTAATAAAAAGACATCAATCGaattaaaataacacaaactTTGTGCTCCAACTTcaatgaagattctaaattaGCTACATAACCAACAGTTGTACatctataggttgcactttttaCATACAGCTGTTGaacaaaacacgcctcttttggggagtaattgaatatgcatagaaaagttatgctctctgtgttccatatatcagagacagaacttgggaatattaccagtaaataaacacgtgcatattgtttacattgaaatctgtggtaaccttttatTCGAgataggggtagttaagaaaattagtgtaagtttaaactctgaaacgttaagggcatataaacgttgaaaatatgccacacagccctatattttgacctttgaaaaaaaatgtggtgcatatgaactttcaattctaggataatatttttttcaaaacttcatagtaaaagtgttacagttttagccgtaaaagcagttcctatgggaaattgcattgtcaatactTACAGAAATACAACCTATAGAATAGTGACACATAATGAATTCTAACCTACAGTGAAATAtactttttgacattttgttttaaccTACTCGAAAAAGTGCACGAACTCTTTGATTTTAACAGCTCATAATTGACGTAATTACACGTTGATATGCTTACACAAatagttttgttaaaaattttgaCTTCTAAAAGTACAAGAAACAACATTAAATGCAGATTGTATGCTTGCATCAACTTAACGAAATAAAGATTTATTCAAAGCATTTtaatattatctatatttttatctATGTCGAAATTTTGATATTAACACAATTTCCGATTCAGATTTGACAAATTAGAAATATCCAGATATAGTCAGATAAATAAGCTTTTTGATGAGTTCTGCCAAAGCTCCttcttttaattcaaatatttgcATTTCAGTCGAAATATTTAAATGTGCGAAGTTGTATCTCGTACTGAAGTTCTTTATCGTTCAATTGAAACAAGTAAAACAAATGTACTTGATAAATTTGATTAGTTTGCTTATCACTCATGTTCCATTCTCTTGACTTATATATATGTACtatacatttttgttcgctttggggattccgtatatcgtcagattatctgaattccaatggggactaactgtgcaccacttattgcggacctcattttgtattgttatgagttacaatttatgacaaaaataagcaaagacccatcaaaacaacatctaataaacacatttaataatacttttagatatttggatgatattttggctctcaataatgacgacttcagtttgtatattaatgaaatttatcctgctgaacttactttaaataaagctaatactaacaatgaccactgccctttcctcgatcttgatatctatatcactaacggaaagctgaatactaaaatttatgataaaagggatgatttttcatttcctattgttaattatccgtttttagatggtgacgttcccttgtcaccatcttacggtgtttatatatcccaacatGTACGATTCggtcgtgtatgtaacaatgttttagattttaacgagagaaatttatgtattactgataaattattacaccagggttttcgatatcacaaactagtcaaaacatttactaaattttatcatcggtataaagacatcattcgtaaatatagctcaacatgcagacttcttatacgttcaggtatttcacatccaattttttatgaaaatattctgtataaagcacaaaggtgtcagtatttacctcagaaacttacaaaacctttgaatagacttattaagaagggatataattacgatactgttgtcaagtcattaaagattgcatattttggcgttaatattgagtcactgataaggtcttagcgtcggaactaaacacatttattctaaaaacagttgttggcatgacacgggttatgttcttctcatatatgttatgatggtatgatactaaacccctaacgggaaggattgtgcctggtgttcatatgatgaaatcataatctttcagttagtttaattgaagtctggagctggcatgtcagttaactgctagtagtctgttgttatttatgtattattgtcattttgtttattttctttggttacatcttctgacatcagactcggacttctcttgaactgaattttaatgtgcgtattgttatgcgtttactttctacattggttagaggtatagggggagggttgagatcacacaaacatgtttaaccccgccgcatttttgcgcctgtcccaagtcaggagcctctggcttttgttagtcttgtattattttaattttagtttcttgtatacaatttggaaattagtatggcgttcattatcactgaactagtatatatttgtttaggggccagctgaaggacgcctccgggtgcgggaatttctcgctacattgaagacctgttggtgaccttctgctgttgttttttatttggtcgggttgttgtctctttgacacattccccatttccattctcaattttactgttaTTCTATTTTCGATTGATTCCATAATagcttgaatattttttttcgaataaTTTACTTGTTTCATTGGTTTTCAATGCTACATTTTTGAATTCTCTACAGAAAATATGTACTTGTTGTTTTACCTGATTTTGTCTTTGAAACATTAATATATTATACTCTTTATCCCTTTGCCTAATGTAGTAAGATTAAGTTAACTTATACATGTAATGCTGGCAATATTTTAGCgttgtattttataaatgaatttacCTTATTGCTCTctgtattttgattttgccatttaaaacTGTAGTTTGTTGTTTAATGCCAAGCATATTGCAAAGCGAAACATGAATCAGAGAACGAAATTCGCATTTACTCAAAGTGTTTGGCTTACCGTTTTACGATGTAATTCGTCTATACCAAATAAGTTTTGCCTTATGATCTTCTTCACTGGACCACTTTCAATGTAAGCAACGTTTTCGGTATTTATAGCATCCTTTAAATACCCATGATTAAACAATAGCCTTTCAGCATGATTCAACTGTCTGTCTGCAAGGCAGTATGTACAGgtgtatttgtttttctcttttttctgttgcttgtttttctttttgttctgTTGCTTGTTTTTCTTATCAGCCTCATAAATGTAGCTTGTAATAATGATAGCTTTGTCCGTTAACGCTCTTTGAAAATATATGATAAGAATAATCAATAATGTAACAACAATCGATTTTATATAATAAGCATGGTAAATAGTTACTATGCTTATCAGTAACCTTTTTGGTATCACATTCATCAATGGCTACATGTACAACAGTTTACCACTTTGCAGTTTGAATTTTCTCACACAAACTGATAAACTGGTGAAGTACTTTAACAAATTGTTCAAGTGAATAGTTGTCAGAATGAAGTAAGAGCTGCGATATGAAAGTAATACTTTTCACCCAGCTCCAGCTAGTTCTTGTCTTAGTCTTAAATTGTGTACAAAATAAGGATTACTGTAATATGAGTCGCTGACCACCTAGTAGGTATAAATTTGACATgaaaacttctatcataaatatatttgataaataaatagtTCAATACATTGTTGTGtaattatctatactattaaacgagaagacctcagtttgtgtgtcgcttcttttATCTTCCTTCCACagtaaatcaatcatcatgcctctgtgttctataggtaacatgcatagtcgcatttgtcatccattcttttGATTAATCGGATtaagttattttgggagaaaaacgacaaaaaagaattccggatatgattccgtcatcggaCTGGCTTTTAGTCATAGtcaagacttccggtttgaaacacgCACAGGtgcaaccaatcgtatgataaataacaaaaatgaaaaataaacaagccaatcagagcgttctccatattatagtgtttagatcgcaagaaccacaaccattatacctccttatagaggacaattatttttcgcgtctATCTACATGttaactacgattatactactttaatatatagagactctctgtattcgttctactgttttctttgaatgtttactatttaaggggtcatacaggggtggatccagccattttgaaaaggggtAGGGGTTCATAACCCAGGACAAAggagggttccaactacatgtccccattcaaatgcattgatcatcctaacttcatctaaaactacctcgaccaaaaactttaacctgaagcggaaaagacggacggacggacggacggacgaccaAACggacgaacgcacggatgcacagactagaaatcataatgcccataaatggggcataaaaatgtattgttgaaagggaaaatagtgatttggcaaaaatgaaagtaaggtagagattacaGGCATGCAGGACCTTTTTCGaggcgtcgggatcgggtgtttttaagctcgggatttggggattgatccttacgggatccgggaatatatttttcgctttcaggattttgggatcaggacccctccgaccacccctcaaattagccttagtcggtcttggtcatttatacatgattcatatcctaccattggcatattaataaggctctcaaaagaaaaagcactgataggattgtcctagaagcatattttattagagtTATAATGGTCTacatataagcagttacatttatttcaaatttgaaacggttcaaatttttaatttgatttgacttttaccaaagtAGCAAAGGgcaagaataattgtggtctgtggccagacacacgaaaataattgaatttaacagaaaggaaacaaatatcggactttggaaaaagggagagagcttttgataccttttttgaaattctacatacataatatcttttacaaaaaatcatcctactaCAGTTCAcacacaagctgtatatgcccacgatttcgcgggtgtgttctagtattatttATAGCTCTGTTTTCCAACAGCATGTTGGCGcactgaaatatttttgaaaaatatgaactattcgaaatactaaggatttttgtATCCGAGGCATAGATACCCTTAGCCgtattttactattttacagAACTTAGTTCATAGTGACAATTGCAATTTGAAAAACTGTTTCAGCAAATGCTATTGTGATACCTCTAAGATTACcagaaaatcacagttatacttGTTATGAAAAAAAAGCACGAGTAAAGTATTTTAAAcagattttaaaacataaattaggTTTAGTCTATTTAGTCGATGATGGTGAGAAACAGTAAACgattatatttataagttaagCTTCATAATCAATGCTACTGGAGCGTAACGTTCTTTATCTGAACATAGATCCTttagttttgtaacaggaaaccGAATATTAACCAGCATACAAGTATCTGACTACCAATAATGATATATCTAGCGAAGCACTAGTCATACTAGTAACACTATCAGCTTATGCTTTTGAAGGATAATTAACcagttgttttgttttggttatGTTTCTACATACGAATTACTTTTGTATACGCTTCAATTTTTCCTTCAACAGTTTTTCTGCTTTTCCTTTGTTGATTTCGTCTTCAACTATGACGCATCCGACAAGGATATGATGTATACCAACCTGAATAAACAAATACTAAACGTGTTAACTGAtttcgaaattgaaaaaaaaccaccaaaataaCATAAAtctcgaaaattaaaaaaaaatactacatgtAGTTTAGTTGAAGGATGTTTGCTTgttatgttttggaatttttgtccgattttcgaaatcctctggttttatccatttcaatGCCTTAAAAATTTAGCCCATGAACCCccatatttctttttgtaaatctttgtcatgtataattataagcaatttgtaaaagtttaatcattttttattaattttttgatagtttttgagaacttattaactggtcaatgataaagctatgtaaagtcaagagagaatatttaccgccaaaatttcaatggctaatatctcaaaaacaagcacattggcctgtatttttttgttgcttttttgcTTCTTCAATTgctcccctatcaatatatactagtttaatggaaagttatttattatgAAACTGAGCACCAGACTTccttaagtacagcttatttgaaagaaaaaaaaagaaaaaaaaatataagtcaccGATGAGTAAAGAAAGATATGTGAATTTTTATGTAACCAATGGCATTTTTGcagcaaagggagataatttggatctTTCCCAATGCAATAAACGTTTTAAAAGTCATAGGGGGCAAACATACATAgatttgtttggttgattttgtaccatatcataaagtaacaactgaTCATGCTGGTAGTGTAATAAAACGATTTATAAAAGCTTTAatattttgctgaaatttttgtacgcTCGAGACTCCGTAAGATTAAACTCAACTCAGTAACTTTGTGTTACAAAGTTACTAAAATAAACGTATAAAACCCTGATAAATATATTTACACCAAGAAGactcttatttttttctttattcagaTGAACAAACTTAACTTAGATTTTTTTACCGGTTTTGATCACTTACATATCCTGTTGCTAAAAGCTGCAGTGCTCCATCCCAATGTTGGTTTTGCAGCAATGCAAAAAATATAAGACCGTAACATTCTGAATCCCAATTAGTGAGTGTGTCTCCTGAAATGAATATGATAagtttttggttcttccctcgccgggattcgaacctatgctactgtgatatcgtgacaccaaatcgcctgcactgcagccgtcccgttagaccacacgaccacctcgGCTCTACAAAAATATAGAgttttcgctggccgtgtgttacctttccacgtcagttttcatctagcggcgtactacagtacatgatatataatgcATGAAGATGtcattgttacagatcagctaaattatctatagtaaaggatcctacaaattaatgtaagatacagtcacagaaaataattatatttataagtacgtctgagtcagtgacaacgcgatccgatggatacatctgttgtagagttgtcactgactcagacgtactaataaatataattattttctgtgactgtatcttaaaTTTTGATGTAATTGGAAATTAGAGTTGTACCAGTCCCcatcgtaaataaaaaaaaatatttttcaatatctttgaagtctttgcgccgtgtttggaaattttaaaattgttccagcgttcgcttaaattgtataaattcaacATTTTGATAGAGacttaatttgaattgacatgattcatttgtcatcgtgcaattaccgaggaaggatatctgttattcGAAATATCTAACATAGTGTTCGctttattgtgtttttggtgatgttgtaccatTTTAGACTTGTTATTTATGATAAACAAAAAGTCCTTGGTACAGAAAATatagttaaaaagttaaaaacaaaaaaaatcacatcataaatcaAACATTGTTTCTGTGAACCTCTCTGACAGTCTaatagcttttgactacgtcacatagtaaccggtgttatgatgacgttttttaggttccaattggggataaaaacgtcgtatataccccagcagtttcctgaatatatattgacatctctgtgttgttatccaatcacaaacctcgacacatttgtaatccgtaatatatgtatatatgtatctagttaaaaaaaacatagtacCGTAGAGATCAAATATGCTTTACAATAAGTATGCCTTCACTTAGCTATCAAGGTAACGTTATGATATTTGATGATTGGGAGAGCTTGTTTGagaaatatgtaaaacaattacAAGATTTTAATTGCATCTGTGATACATCGACATTTGATCAATTTCAAATTCATCTTCAATCTTGTCttactatgtacatgtatatcacataATTCCTTGAATTCATCAATAATCATGCAACTTCAATAAAGAGTTTTCAAAGTtactaaaattaaatttaatacgccagacgcgcgtttcgttaactgaagactcatcagtgacgctcatatctaaatagatataaagccaaacaagaacaaagttgaagagcattgcagacccaaaattcaaaaaagttgtgccaaatatggctaaggtaatccatttctcggataagaaaatccttagtttttcgaaaaattaagacGTATTCTTTCTTTTAATACAAAAGATAAATATGACAAATGCACTCCACAATCTTATAGACAGGGTTTGAGCTGGGTTGAACGTTGTCTATCTCTCTCTAGCCGGTCgccgaaaaattcaaaagaaaacataagaataattaaaaaccaattgttcagagaacaattgaaggtctttccatcaaaacaatgtattttgatatgaaaagttgtgaaactaagtttaaaatgtcatttcaatcgtcaaatgatagcttctagtaagctgattccaaaaatatattgtttccatacattttttttaaataagggagataatttgttacttccggtttgaaaaatgttacttccgattatatttgaatatttacttgacactgattccaaaaatatctggttctatatacttttatattaataaagtacaaaaaatagctacttccggtttacaaaaagtcacttccggttgtttttttcaaggtaaaatggtttgatacctttttctaaaagttgtatatctttatcatgtatacatatagaataaaagcaaaggtcaaaatctagaacgtcaaattaagctatgaccttgagatcaatttcaaggtcataaaccaaggacctgaaatcaaaagaccataggtgttaattatatttagttaatgagttatatcaccaaacgcgtatttttaaatacaagaggggagaaaactcccttttacattcaacgtacgcttgcaatcaaaatttacatcttacgacatgtcgcaactaacaatttagtaaaaataatttgttgatatcttatacagtctttggatataagtgaaaataagccaaattcaaatattagaatatgaccttgacctttgaccttgacctaattttcattatttgggaccaaggacctcaaatcaaaagatcctaggtctctatcacttatggtttataagatagaaattcatatcacttatatcagatgcataaggggaaataactctcatatggagcggtcatatcgcttcggtcaaaataggacaaatcatgcgaaggatataacgagcaattttgtaaaataaatttgtcataatctttaacggtggcgaaggagatgcgctaacaagaaaaacagtgtttggggagataactcctacaaagaaaagtattcgtttacgcagggtaaatttcaaaagggcataaactgttcgatatcatatacaaaatatctaagcgacatattgcgaaacaaatgtttatcgcaagaacaaaattaggcggaagaaaaaaaaataatcagaagaaaaacaataggtctttccacagaaaagtggaaagacctaataaaactACTCTCAGACGAAGAGAGCGATTAAACATGTATACTATTGTATTTCAGCGGTGCCTTATTTTTATGAATGATCTTAATGAGTATACGTAATTAATTTAGAcagcaaccaaaaaaaaaaacccaacacaaaGTACTTGTAAAATTCAACCTACGGTCGTATACAGGGGATATATCATAACATTGTGTCAAGGTTTTAACCCTGATAAGTGTAGCAAGAATATTAAGCAtagttttgaaaacatttaaaaatatatattaatagcaAAAAAATGATATTACTCAAAACAACGAGCAGTGTCAAGAACAAACTTCTAATAGTCGTTTTGAGATTTGTTGACCACgtttattatataagtatatatatgctATATAAGAGGATGAGATACAAAAGAGAATTCTACGAAAATactgttaaattttaaaagaacgGTCTCTCACAAGAGATTGTGTCAATCCAGTATGTTGGGTTTTGAAGGATTAGTTTGAAACGGCCCTTATTTGACATTAAACGGTATACTGCTTAATAACGTGTTTGTATAATTTGTGATGTTTATGCAAGGCTTATAtgaatgaattaatctacaaacgagggacgaaagataccagagggacagtcaaactcataaatcgaaaattcatgtaaactgacaacgcctggctaaaaatgaaagatgacaaacagacaaacaataaaacacatgacacaacatagaaaactaaacaataagcaacacgaaccccaccaaaaactaggggtgatctcaggtgctccggaagagtaagcagatcgtGATCCACACGTGGCActcatcgtgttgcttatgttaaaaCAAATCCAACACCAATTCAGACCTATTTTAGAAATAGCTGATAGATATTATTGAATTTACTCAAAACACTGCAGATACATAGGAAAATATATGAAAGAAAACAATGTAACTCCTacggattcatttttattcgtggtgTACCAATTCTCGTGGGTTTCGTGGTTCACAGCGAaccgtgatttttttaaattcaacgaACAATAATCCAGAAAAATGTGTTTTAAGTCTGATGCTTATTTCCAGTTATGTAATACAGTTTTGGCAAAGTGTTGACTAACTTCaaaaactttgcacaataacacgtgtgaaagaagataaaattattttgattaaataattaataaaaaatcgaTTATCAGTGATAAATTACTTTTTAGAATTGATAAATACTGTTCATGGAGAGAGTTGCGGCCCCTGAAATAAGGTGACGGGTGTTACATAGCTCCGAAGAAAAATAAACCtatttgaagattttgaatatttaatgGTAATATACTTATATATGTGTTGAAGACAGTAGGTAGTTGCACTACTCTAAAGAAGATTTTCTGCAATATTTCGGGATAAAACCCAGTAAATTAATTTTGTCAATGTGTACTGACAAAGACGATcctaacaaagaaaaaaacatggcTGCCTCATTTGCCGAAGCAGCCAAAGGTGACAATACACAATCACAAGCATATGATGACAAAATGACTGGAGTAAAACCAATTTTTCTACTTAAAGAAGATGTATTTGGAAACAATCTTGTTAGTTCCAATGGTCAGCGTTTACTTACTTTTTAACTCACTGGGAAAACTACCATGCAATAAATGAGCAAGTTCCAGTCAAATCATTGTCTGGTCTACAAATAGTACGCTGTATATGGAGAACATACTTTGATAACGAAATGGACAAAAAAGACCTGTTGTCCAAAGGAGTAACCATCAGAAGGATTTCTGTTACCCTGTACACTCGAAATCCAAAAACTACTTTTCGTGAACAGGAAGATACAATCAGAGAACTAGTAAAAAACATTCCCCTCTCAGCAGACGACaaccaaataataaaaacattagaAACTTCTGTCAGTAAATGTGAGGTTCTTACCTGTTATAGGGAGAGGCTCCGAATAAACACACGAttacaaattgtaaaaatgttgacCGCATATTTATATGCAAAACTTTTGAACAACCCTTACCTAAAGCTATGCAGGTTGGGATATACTGGGCCAACATAAATCATTATGGTCAACCTCATACAACAAGGTCAAGTACAAAATGCAGTTAGTGCCTTGACGAAGGACATACATCAAGAGAATGTCCAAATGGCTGAAAATGCAAAAAATGTGTGCAATTTGGGCATTCGCAATTTGAATGTACAGAAAATATGAATTATGATAGTGAGGTAACCGATGATGGTGATGGAATGAATAACTCgttaaacaaagaaaatcatgATGGTGATGATGACGATGATAATGAAAGCAATGATGATTGCACAGACGAAAACAATCAGTCTCTTGAGGAAGGATATTCCCAAAATATTGCAAAGCCGTCAATGAGTATCGACgaaaggaagaagaagaataacaATCCAAAAGAGTCCCAATCAGTCCTTGAAACTCAAAGTGTGTTGTCCAGGAAACAACAAGGTCGAACACCaaagaacaacaaaaacacaggCTACAAAGAGAGAATAACAAGATATTTATCAACAAAAGGAAGAGATCAAGACAACACTAACAATACTAATGATACTCCTAAGCAGCAAATAAAAAATCCAAACGTTGAAAAATCTCCTGTGACGCCAACTGAAAATCTTCATGACGCAACAAGAGATGCAAGGAAGCCAAAGAAGAAACGCTAGATTAATTATGATGATATTAACAATACAAACTTaagatagaaatacttttaataaaaattatatataaactttaaaaaaaaaatgcattgctATGTTAAAATGTCTCACAAAATAGTTTGTACAGCactgtttttatttatatcatcCAGTATTTACTATCTAAAATGTTTGATCTGTTTTTTTGTGTGAGCTGTATACTAATGCAGCAAGTTGTGAAGAGAATTGAAGGTCTAGTTTCAACAGATTTTTTAACTCTACTGAAGTTAATCCTGTTCGAAATGTttaatctgaaaaagaaaaagaaaaaagtaaaagtaaaatatgaagATTCTGATATAGAACAAAGGTGC
It contains:
- the LOC139500264 gene encoding putative neugrin-like protein DDB_G0288135; the protein is MNYDSEVTDDGDGMNNSLNKENHDGDDDDDNESNDDCTDENNQSLEEGYSQNIAKPSMSIDERKKKNNNPKESQSVLETQSVLSRKQQGRTPKNNKNTGYKERITRYLSTKGRDQDNTNNTNDTPKQQIKNPNVEKSPVTPTENLHDATRDARKPKKKR